The Acutalibacter muris genomic sequence ATTTTCAGAGCCATGGCCACCGCCAGCAGCTTCACCGGCAGGTCGGCCCTCCCGGCGGCCTGGAGCATACTCGATACCGGAGTATTCATAGCCGCGAACAGGGACGCGGGACCAAGAGTAAGCAGCACCCCCGCCACAATAGGCGCTGACCCGCCGCCGTACAGCAGGGAGGCTATGGGCTCGGCCAAGGCCGTAAGCCCCAAGCCTGCGGGGGCACAAACCAAGGCTGTTACGCTTAGTACGGACTCCATACGCTCCTTCAGCTGGGGGCGGTCCCTCCGGGCCCAGGCTTCGGTGACCGCGGGCAGGGCGCTCATGCCGATGGCCTGGGTCAGCGCCGGGACCAGCAGGTACAGGGTCATTGCAAGGGTATAGCAGCCGTACAGGAAGGTCGGAACAGTTTCGTGGTGTTCCAGGTACATGGCCGGTATCATGCCCTCATAGGCAGCCAGGAGCCGTCCCGGAGCGGTCTCAATGATATGGGCGATACGGCTCTGCAAAAAAGTGGCGTCTATCAGCCCCGCCGCGTTCATTGCGATGGAGCCCGCCGCCACCGGGCCGGTAATTTTCAAAAGGGCCTTGGCCGTGTCCCTCCACCTGCCGGCGGGCGGGGCCTGCCTCCTTGCCCGAAGACCCACCCCGTCCCCCTTCAGCCTCCAGCGTATGGACAGGTACAGCGCCGCCCCAAAGGAACCCGCCGTCACTCCCAGCACCGCCCCCGCCGCCGCCAGGGCCAGGGTCAGCAGCCCCGCCTGGTCCTCCCCGCCGGCCAGCAGTCCGAAGACCGTGCCGCTCTCCTGATACTCAGCCATGCCCCGGCGCATCACAAAGTATGCAAGGCCCAGCCCCAGGCATAGCTTGATGGCCGCCTCGATTACCTCCGAGACAGCTGTGGGACCCATATTGCGCAGGCCCTCGTAATAGCCCCGGTAAGCAGCCCCCCAGCAGGCAAAGAGTATGGCCGGGACCAGGGCCAGCATGGGAAAGATAGCGTGCTCCGTTCCGATTATCCTCTCGCAGTACACCGGAGCGAACAGGGTCATGCCCACCGCCCCAAGTATGCCGAAGCCCAGAAACAGCGGCCCGGCCACGGACTTTACCTGGCGCACATGATTCCAGCGCCCCAAAGAGGCGTTCTCGCTAACAAGCCTTGACACCGCCACTGGGAAGCCCGCCGTGGCAAGGCTGAAAATGGGGCCGTAGAAATTGTAGGCCACATTGAAAAGGCCCATGCCGTATTCACCGATGAAGTGCTGAAGGGGTATCTTGAACACCGCGCCGATAACTTTTACAACGGCCATCCCGGCGGTGAGGATGAACGCGCCATAGAGGAAGCTCTGCTTTTTCAAGGGACCATCTCCATGTACCGTCTAAAAAGGCGGCTAAACTGTTTAAAAATCTGTTACAAAGCTCGTCTCTAATGTATATTGCATTTTAGGTTCAAATCATGTATAATCATGATAAAATCTGAACGAAAGAAAGGATTGGACTTATGGACGCAGAAAAAAGACAGTCCCTTGCGCTTAAGGCAGCCAAGGTCCGCGCTGGCATCATTGAGGGCGTATATAACGCCAAGTCCGGCCATCCGGGAGGTTCCCTCTCCTCTGCCGACATTTTTACCTATCTTTATTTTGAAAAGCTGAATATCGACCCTCAGGACCCTAAGTGCCCGGAGAGGGACCGCTTCGTGCTCTCAAAGGGCCACTGTGCCCCGGGGCTGTACGCCGCTCTGGCTCTGCGCGGGTACTTCTCCCCTGACGAGCTGAAAAAGCTGCGGCACATCGGCGCAATGCTGCAGGGGCACCCGGACATGAAGGGCACCCCCGGCGTGGACATGAGCACCGGCTCCCTGGGCCAAGGCATTTCCGCCGCCGTAGGCATGGCCCTGGCCGCCAAGATGGACGGAAAGGGCTATAAGGTCTACTGTCTCCTGGGCGACGGTGAGATACAGGAGGGACAGGTCTGGGAGGCCATAATGTTTGCCGCCCACCATAAGCTTGACAATCTCTGCCTGATTCTGGATCATAACGGCTTACAGATAGACGGCGACGTGGAGAAGGTGGCGGGCCTCGAGCCCATCGACGAAAAGCTGCGCTCCTTTGGCTGCGAGGTCGCTGTTGCCGACGGCCACGACTTTGAGAGCCTTGAGACTGCGTTTAACGCCGCCAGGGAATGCTCCTGCAAGCCCTTTGCCATTATAGCCAGGACCACCAAGGGCAAGGGCGTCAGCTTTATGGAGAACCAAGCTGGCTGGCACGGCAAGGCCCCAAATGCAGAGCAGTACCAGAAGGCCATGGACGAGCTGAATTCGGCCATTGCAGCATTGGCTTAAGATTTAATTAAACATGAAAGGAAGGCTGTTTGCATATGGCTGAGATAGTTAAAAAGGCTACCAGGGAGAGCTTCGGCGAGACCCTGGTGGAACTGGGCAGAGACAACCAGGATATTGTTGTGCTGGTGGCTGACCTGGCAGACGCCACTAAGGTGGAAAATTTTGGCAAGGCGTACCCTGATAGATTTATTGAGTGCGGCATAGCCGAGGGCAATATGGTGGGCGTAGCGGCTGGGCTCGCCTCCTGCGGAAAGATACCCTTTGCCACCTCCTTCGCCATGTTCTCGGCGGGGCGTGCCTTTGAGCAGGTGCGAAACTCCGTGGGCTATCCTCATCTTAACGTGAAGATAGTGGGCTCTCACGCAGGCATCTCCGTGGGCGAGGACGGGGCCACCCATCAGTGCTGCGAGGATATCGCCCTTATGCGCAGTATCCCCGGCATGGTGGTGCTAAACCCTGCCGACCACTACGAAATGAAAGCCGCCGTAAAGGCCGCCGTGGAGTATAAGGGCCCGGTGTACCTCCGGCTGGGCCGTCTGGCGGTGGAGAGCTGCAATAATAACGACGACTACAGCTTTGAGATTGGCAAGGGTATCACCCTGCGGGAGGGCTCTGATATCACCGTTATTGCCACCGGGCTGATGGTGGGCGAGGCAATAAAGGCCGTGGATTCTCTGGCAGCCCAGGGCATAAACGCCCGGCTTATCGATATGCACACGGTAAAGCCCCTGGACCAGGAGCTGGTCATAAAGGCCGCGAAGGAGACCGGGCATATCGTCACTGTGGAGGAGCACAACATCATCGGCGGGCTGGGCGAGGCTGTGGCCGCCTGCCTGTGTGAGAACTGCCCCGCCCCCCTGACCCGCATGGGCGTCAAGGATGTGTTTGGACACTCTGGCCCGGCTGTAGATTTGCTCAAGGAATTTGGGCTCTGCGCCGAGGGCATTGAAGAAACGGTGAAGAAAATTTTGAAGTGACTGGTTGACCTGAAAAGATATGCTAAATAGTTTATCCCCCGGTTTCCCGGGGGATATTCTGTCTCTATTATATTTATGGCCTTCGGCAAGGTCGTGGGGCTCCGCCCCACACCCTGCAACCTTTGAAAAGGTTGACTAAACTTTTACCCCGCTTCGCGGACGTTTAACCTGGCTACGGCGCGCCTTTTTATCACTGCGTAGCATATGCCGCCGATAAGGGAGGCTATAACCCAAGTCACCGGGTAGGAGATAAACAGCACCTCCCACTGAGGCCAAAGGGCGAATACCGTATAGATCCACACCACGCGCAGCACACACACACTGAACACAGTATTTATCATGGGCACCATCGAAGACCCCAGCCCGCGCATACCGCCCACAAAGATACCCATCGCGCCGCAGGTAAAGTACGGCACGCTGATAGCCAGCATACGCGCTTTGCCGTACTCTATCACCGCCGGGTCGGAGGAATAGATGCCCAGCAGCGGGTTCGCCGCCAGATATGCCCCCACGCCCAGCACTAGGCCCACGCCTGTCACCAGGATCATACACTGCCAGATCACCTTGTTCACCCGATCTATCTTCTTCGCGCCGTAATTCTGTCCCACAAAGCTCTGGGTGGCCTGGGTAAAGGCGTCCATGGCCGTCCAGACGAAGCCCTCTATATTCCCCGCCGCCGTGCTGCCGGCCATGGCCACGGAGCCGAAGGAGTTTATGGTGGACTGTATCAGCACGTTGGAGATGGAGAACATGGAGCCCTGTATCCCCGCCGGGATGCCGATGCGGGCTATCTCCTTTAGTTTGCGCTTATAAATACGGAGCCGCTTGATGTCCAGATGGTACACACCCTCGCTGTGGACCAGACAGAGAATCACCAGCGCGGCGGACACGCACTGAGATATGACAGTGGCCGTCGCCACCCCCGCCACGCCCATATGCAGGACGATAACGAAAAAGAGGTTCAGCACCACGTTTATCACCCCTGCTGTCAGCAGGAAGTATAGGGGCCGCTGGGTGTCCCCCACCGCCCGAAGGACCGCCGCGCCAAAGTTGTAGAGCATACTGGCGGGCATACCGGCAAAGATTATGCGCATATACAGCACCGAGTGGTCAATAACGTCCGCAGGGGTCTCCATCATCTGTAGCAGCGGCCGCGACAGCCCCATGCCCAGAAAAATGAGCACCACCCCGCTGATGGCCGCAGTGAGTATGGAGGTGTGCACCGTTTCGTACAGGTCCCGGGCCTGGCCCGCGCCATAGTACCGGGCCACCAGCACATTCACGCCAATGGAAAGGCCGATGAAGAGATTGACAATAAGGTTGTTTAAGGCGCTGGTAGAGCCCACGGCGGCCAGGGCCTGGTTCCCGGCAAAGCGCCCCACCACCACCACGTCGGCGGCATTGAACAATAGCTGCAACACCCCCGAAAGCGCCAGGGGCAGGGAGAAGCGCACCAGCTTGCCCAAAAGAGGGCCCTCGGTCATGTTGATTTCGTATGTACCCCGGCGCGAGCGGGGCCTTAGACTGAATTTCATTTATGAAGCCTACCCTTCTAATTAAATCGCTCTAAGAATTTATTATACTACTTATACCCCGCTCCATGCAAGTGATTTTGACAAAAAACATAAAAGAGTCCGGACCTTTCGGCCCGGACCCTTCTCTGTTACACCGGGGTCACCCGGTTATGCGCTTACAAATCCGATTAGGACAGGTCCATGCCATAGACCTCGCCGATGTAGGCGGGATCATAGCCGTCGAAGCCCTGGACCTCGATGTTCTTATCGTACTGAGCCTGCCAGGCAGCCAGGATATCGTCGATATTGTTATCCTCGCAGGTCTTGACAGCCTCCTCCAGCAGCTTGTTGAACTCGGCCTCGTCCTTAGCCATCAGGATCTGGGGCAGGCGTACCTGCAGCTCATCCTGAACAGCCTTCAGCTTGATGCCCAGGTCCTCCTGAGGATCGAGCACGTTGGTCAGGCCGGTGTTCTGGTCGGTGATGAACTTGGTGCCCTCATGGGGATTCTCCTTGCTCTGGGAGAACAGGTCGGCCTGCAGAGAGACAACCCAGTTACGCTTATCAGCGGGCTGCTGCTCGTTAACAGCAAACTTGATAGCATCGATGTAGTCGGAGTTGGCGGGCTGAGTCCAGATCCATGCGCCGGCAGCGTTCATCTCGTCAGAGGTGATGTCAGCATAGGGCTTGGTCAGCTTCGGAATACCGTTCTCGTCGGTGCCGTCCCAGAGGCCGCCCTCCGGACCGTACAGAATCTCCTTAGAGCCCTGCTCGGAAACCCAATAGGCAAACAGGTCGAATATACGCTGGGGACGCTCGGCAGCGGTGGTGATAACGTTGACGTTCCAGCCAATAACGCCGTTCTCGTCGCCGTAGCAGACCTTGACGTCCTCGCTAGCCTTGGGGAACATGGGGAAGTCCTTGGTGATCTCGCTGTTTGGATCGCCCAGAACCTCGTAAGAAACCTCGCCGTTGGAGTTCTCGCGGGTAACGCGGCGGAAGTTGTTGGAGTCGTCCTGAGAGAAGTCATACCACATCAGGGCGGGACGGCCGTTGGTCATCTTCTCCTCCCACATGGTACCGTCGTCGGTGAACTCCTCAGCGGACCACAGGCCCTCGTTGAACCACTGGTTTGCGGTCTTCAGAGCCTCAACGAACATGGGCTCGCGCACGCAGATCTCCAGCTTGCCGTTCTCCTGAGTGAAGTACTGCTCCACCAGGTTGCGGGCGCCCATGGAGCGGTAGAACTGCTGATAGATATAGAAGCCGTTGTTGGTGTTCGTGGTGGCGAAGGGGATGATGCTCTGGCCGGTGTAGGAGTTCAGATTGGCCTCCTTGACCTTCACGCAGTAGTCGTGCAGGTCCTGCATGGTGTTCAGCGGAGGAGACCCAACATCCTCATAGGTCTGAGTGTTGATGATCCAGCCATAGTTGCCGCCGGTGGCCACTGCCTCAGAGCCGCGGGCCCAGTTGGGGACGCCGTACAGCTTGCCGTCGACCTTCTGCAGTTCCCTGGAAACCTCAGAGATGTCCTCCTTGAAGGTGCAGCCATCATACATGAACTGCTCGATCTCCACCAGGGCGCCGGCACGGGCAGCGCTGTTCAGCACACGGCCGCGGTCCAGAATCATGGAGTCGGGCAGGTCGCCGCCGGTCAGCATGATGTTCAACTTGGAGTCGGGGTCAGCGTCGGGCTTGGAGAACTCCACGTCCACGTTAAACTTCTCGCCCCAATACTTGGAGGCGGCGTCAACGCCCCAATCCTTGATGCCCGCCCAGTCATAGTACCAGTAGCAGGTAAAGGCATAGAACTCGTCGGTGGGGTCGGGCCCCTGAGAAACATTGCTGGGCTCGGAGTCGTCTCCGCCCTCGGTGCTGCTATCGCCGCCCTCGGTGCTGGCGGTAGAGCCGGTAGAGCTGTTGCCGCCGCTGGAGCTGTTGTTGCCGCTATCGCCGCAGGCCGCGAAAACGCCTACGATCATAGCCAGAGCCAGCAGCAGGGCCAAAATTCTCTTGCTCATTGTTTTTCGTCCTCCTATAGACAAATTTTATTTCATTCAGGCCGGCGGGACGAATAATAAGCCGCCCGCCGCCTGGAATGACAAGGTAAGTAGGAACGCCTATAAAAATCAGCCCTTGATGGAGCCTATCATGATGCCCTTCAGGAAGAAGCGCTGTAAGAAGGGATAAATAATAACGATGGGCAGGATAGAGGTGATCATGGTGGCCATGGTGATAGAGCGCACGTTGGTCTCCTTGCCCTTAGCCACGTTGCCCATAGCGGCGGCGCTTGCGCCAGACTGCATCATCTTCTCTAAGAACGAGGCCTCGCTTATAATGCTTAGCAGCA encodes the following:
- a CDS encoding putative polysaccharide biosynthesis protein translates to MKKQSFLYGAFILTAGMAVVKVIGAVFKIPLQHFIGEYGMGLFNVAYNFYGPIFSLATAGFPVAVSRLVSENASLGRWNHVRQVKSVAGPLFLGFGILGAVGMTLFAPVYCERIIGTEHAIFPMLALVPAILFACWGAAYRGYYEGLRNMGPTAVSEVIEAAIKLCLGLGLAYFVMRRGMAEYQESGTVFGLLAGGEDQAGLLTLALAAAGAVLGVTAGSFGAALYLSIRWRLKGDGVGLRARRQAPPAGRWRDTAKALLKITGPVAAGSIAMNAAGLIDATFLQSRIAHIIETAPGRLLAAYEGMIPAMYLEHHETVPTFLYGCYTLAMTLYLLVPALTQAIGMSALPAVTEAWARRDRPQLKERMESVLSVTALVCAPAGLGLTALAEPIASLLYGGGSAPIVAGVLLTLGPASLFAAMNTPVSSMLQAAGRADLPVKLLAVAMALKIGVNWYLCAIPEINLRGAGMGTLACYLFLAAAQLYCLRKVTGVKLSFKRLFLKPLICGALCGCGAWGAYRGMAALGLGNGAAVGAAIVCGGIIYIFGLLLTRGIPKKDLIMLPKGQKIAKTLEKRGWM
- a CDS encoding transketolase, with amino-acid sequence MDAEKRQSLALKAAKVRAGIIEGVYNAKSGHPGGSLSSADIFTYLYFEKLNIDPQDPKCPERDRFVLSKGHCAPGLYAALALRGYFSPDELKKLRHIGAMLQGHPDMKGTPGVDMSTGSLGQGISAAVGMALAAKMDGKGYKVYCLLGDGEIQEGQVWEAIMFAAHHKLDNLCLILDHNGLQIDGDVEKVAGLEPIDEKLRSFGCEVAVADGHDFESLETAFNAARECSCKPFAIIARTTKGKGVSFMENQAGWHGKAPNAEQYQKAMDELNSAIAALA
- a CDS encoding transketolase family protein, whose translation is MAEIVKKATRESFGETLVELGRDNQDIVVLVADLADATKVENFGKAYPDRFIECGIAEGNMVGVAAGLASCGKIPFATSFAMFSAGRAFEQVRNSVGYPHLNVKIVGSHAGISVGEDGATHQCCEDIALMRSIPGMVVLNPADHYEMKAAVKAAVEYKGPVYLRLGRLAVESCNNNDDYSFEIGKGITLREGSDITVIATGLMVGEAIKAVDSLAAQGINARLIDMHTVKPLDQELVIKAAKETGHIVTVEEHNIIGGLGEAVAACLCENCPAPLTRMGVKDVFGHSGPAVDLLKEFGLCAEGIEETVKKILK
- a CDS encoding MATE family efflux transporter is translated as MKFSLRPRSRRGTYEINMTEGPLLGKLVRFSLPLALSGVLQLLFNAADVVVVGRFAGNQALAAVGSTSALNNLIVNLFIGLSIGVNVLVARYYGAGQARDLYETVHTSILTAAISGVVLIFLGMGLSRPLLQMMETPADVIDHSVLYMRIIFAGMPASMLYNFGAAVLRAVGDTQRPLYFLLTAGVINVVLNLFFVIVLHMGVAGVATATVISQCVSAALVILCLVHSEGVYHLDIKRLRIYKRKLKEIARIGIPAGIQGSMFSISNVLIQSTINSFGSVAMAGSTAAGNIEGFVWTAMDAFTQATQSFVGQNYGAKKIDRVNKVIWQCMILVTGVGLVLGVGAYLAANPLLGIYSSDPAVIEYGKARMLAISVPYFTCGAMGIFVGGMRGLGSSMVPMINTVFSVCVLRVVWIYTVFALWPQWEVLFISYPVTWVIASLIGGICYAVIKRRAVARLNVREAG
- a CDS encoding type 2 periplasmic-binding domain-containing protein; protein product: MSKRILALLLALAMIVGVFAACGDSGNNSSSGGNSSTGSTASTEGGDSSTEGGDDSEPSNVSQGPDPTDEFYAFTCYWYYDWAGIKDWGVDAASKYWGEKFNVDVEFSKPDADPDSKLNIMLTGGDLPDSMILDRGRVLNSAARAGALVEIEQFMYDGCTFKEDISEVSRELQKVDGKLYGVPNWARGSEAVATGGNYGWIINTQTYEDVGSPPLNTMQDLHDYCVKVKEANLNSYTGQSIIPFATTNTNNGFYIYQQFYRSMGARNLVEQYFTQENGKLEICVREPMFVEALKTANQWFNEGLWSAEEFTDDGTMWEEKMTNGRPALMWYDFSQDDSNNFRRVTRENSNGEVSYEVLGDPNSEITKDFPMFPKASEDVKVCYGDENGVIGWNVNVITTAAERPQRIFDLFAYWVSEQGSKEILYGPEGGLWDGTDENGIPKLTKPYADITSDEMNAAGAWIWTQPANSDYIDAIKFAVNEQQPADKRNWVVSLQADLFSQSKENPHEGTKFITDQNTGLTNVLDPQEDLGIKLKAVQDELQVRLPQILMAKDEAEFNKLLEEAVKTCEDNNIDDILAAWQAQYDKNIEVQGFDGYDPAYIGEVYGMDLS